Proteins from a single region of Plasmodium brasilianum strain Bolivian I chromosome 13, whole genome shotgun sequence:
- a CDS encoding cytidine deaminase produces MMDDEIIDLEQIYPDSYRQNVTLIPMYCFEVKKDIAKECLNIMKNFINAQLFNNYNHLKRCKKSEGKVQILVGFCSKLPNNLHDKLIQINNGEDITIKKVNVSKHSPMTKKQCIEWSTHWPVYYRKPTNDLYTLTKEEIKKYIKFINISINIGKTFGTCQSGCVLTYNDEIIACSGDNIKNHPLQHSVMLAIEEVSYKLRHIWQIKKGITSKNWEYYHIGNPINNPLSILCASQTSQEETSKKFKSINNEKCYDHVRTNSRMVTIEQNGNTVTHDITKDYTKNVEMYDAINIDQYLCTNCYAYLSHEPCFMCSMAMIHSRIKCVIFDEVNKANGALFSREKLHCIKSLNHHFKVYKTVKKKL; encoded by the coding sequence ATGATGGATGACGAAATAATCGATTTGGAGCAGATTTATCCTGACTCGTACAGGCAAAATGTGACATTAATACCTATGTACTGTTTTGAAGTAAAGAAAGACATAGCCAAGGAGTgcttaaatattatgaaaaattttattaatgcaCAACTATTTAACAATTATAATCACCTGAAAAGATGTAAAAAGTCGGAAGGTAAAGTACAAATACTCGTTGGATTTTGCTCAAAACTTCCCAACAATTTACATGATAagttaatacaaataaacaatGGAGAAgatattacaataaaaaaagtaaacgtGTCCAAACATTCACCTATGACGAAGAAACAGTGTATAGAATGGTCAACACACTGGCCAGTTTATTACAGAAAACCTACCAATGATTTATATACCTTaacaaaagaagaaataaaaaaatatataaaatttataaacatttcCATAAATATTGGGAAAACATTTGGTACTTGTCAAAGTGGATGTGTATTAACATACAATGATGAAATTATTGCATGTTCAggtgataatataaaaaatcatcCTTTACAACATTCAGTTATGTTAGCTATTGAAGAAGTTTCCTATAAATTGCGTCATATATGGcagataaaaaaaggaataaccTCCAAAAATTGGGAATATTATCATATTGGTAATCCTATAAATAATCCTTTAAGTATATTATGCGCATCACAAACTTCACAAGAAGAAACTAGCAAAAAATTcaaaagtataaataatgaaaaatgttaTGACCATGTCAGGACGAACAGTAGAATGGTTACTATAGAACAAAATGGAAACACTGTAACACATGATATAACTAAAGATTACACTAAAAATGTAGAGATGTATGATGCAATAAATATAGATCAATACCTCTGTACAAATTGTTACGCTTACTTAAGTCATGAACCCTGTTTTATGTGTTCAATGGCTATGATCCATTCAAGAATAAAATGTGTTATATTTGATGAAGTTAATAAAGCGAATGGCGCTTTATTTAGTAGGGAAAAATTACATTGCATAAAAAGCCTTAATCATCATTTTAAGGTGTACAAAACTGTGAAGAAGAAATTGTAA
- a CDS encoding O-phosphoseryl-tRNA(Sec) selenium transferase, with product MHSLKEKSTVGKLVRDGVHKNKYSLISEQTLNQKENILSNILTHGRIPDEGLNEITIMHILHKISSQNLCNSEKNVKIGERENRIYSALVRSKYIGFGHGIGRSGNLDDVQPKSAGNSILAKATTRIVKDLIKDFGIRSCQDVYILPYATGMCISTCLLYIKKERIDSEYVIISRIDHKTCYKCIEFCNLKYIVVDMIFKDEQLYTDIENIKNLMDKYKEKICCVISVTASYAPRNCDDIINISLLCKKYNMPHIINNSFGLQCNYICKEIQRCYNENGRIDFVVQSCDKNFLVPVNGGIVFSGNKKKMNELKKTYPGRTPVHAYLDLLITLLELGKTKIMKLRKERIENFNWFKEKIYTLCSKYNLSLIKTSKNTISMAINLNELYKYCGLDDPKKICLLGSFLFYRNVTGHRVICSPLLIKNYILKKIKEKREVFTTESDRNFHSQCSDVHTEEQGSNPYSSVRRGNSIQDSSSVINPVSSAVCNQVSLPISDHSKNTNMDPFCHRTIEHNEELTNNKITISNKLEVKQVDNDFEKLNEKNTLKIGNHIFQSFGTSYDLYPFSYIAFSCVIGIEKEELQSFVQKLDDAIDYFIRKFKRKEKEKNISSHD from the exons atgCACAGTCTGAAGGAAAAGTCTACTGTTGGGAAACTCGTCAGAGATGgagtacataaaaataaatactcaTTGATATCAGAACAg ACCCTAAACCAAAAGGAAAATATCCTATCGAA caTTTTGACCCATGGACGCATTCCGGATGAAGGATTAAACGAAATTACTATTATGCACATTTTGCATAAAATTTCATCTCAAAactt gTGTAACAGTGAAAAGAATGTAAAAATAGGGGAGAGAGAGAACAGAATATACAGTGCGCTCGTTAGGAGCAAGTACATTGGATTTGGACACGGCATAGGGAG ATCCGGAAATCTGGATGATGTACAGCCGAAGAGTGCAGGGAATAGCATCCTAGCAAAAGCAACAACACGTATTGTAAaagatttaataaaagattTTGGCATTAGGAGTTGTCAAGATGTGTACATATTACCATATGCAACAGGGATGTGCATAAGTACTTGtcttctttatataaaaaaggaaagaataGATAGTgaatatgtaattatttcGAGAATAGACCATAAAACATGTTATAAATGCATtgaattttgtaatttaaaatatattgtagtAGATATGATTTTTAAAGATGAACAATTATATACAGATATTgagaacataaaaaatttaatggataaatataaagagaaaatttGTTGTGTTATATCAGTAACAGCTAGTTATGCACCTAGAAATTGTgatgatataataaacatttcTCTTCTTtgtaagaaatataatatgcctcatattattaataattcctTTGGATTACAATGTAATTACATTTGTAAAGAAATACAGAGATGTTATAATGAGAATGGAAGAATTGATTTTGTTGTTCAAAGTTGTGATAAGAATTTCCTTGTACCAGTTAATGGTGGTATTGTATTTagtggaaataaaaaaaagatgaatgAATTGAAAAAGACATATCCAGGTAGAACTCCTGTACATGCATATCTAGATCTTTTGATTACATTATTAGAATTAGGGAAAactaaaataatgaaattaagaaaagaaaggattgaaaattttaattggTTTAAAGAGaagatatatacattatgCTCTAAATATAATCTTTCCTTAATAAAGACAAGTAAAAATACTATATCAATGGCTATAAACTTAAATGAATTGTACAAATATTGTGGTTTAGATGACCCTAAGAAGATATGTTTACTCggttcatttcttttttatagaaaTGTAACAGGGCACAGAGTCATATGCTCTCCTTTgctaattaaaaattatattttaaaaaaaataaaagagaaaagggAAGTATTTACAACGGAATCAGATCGGAATTTCCACTCCCAGTGTAGTGATGTTCACACAGAGGAACAGGGGAGCAATCCATATAGCTCCGTCAGGAGGGGGAATAGCATACAAGATAGCAGTTCTGTTATCAATCCAGTTAGCAGTGCAGTTTGCAACCAAGTTAGCCTTCCAATCAGCGATCATAGCAAGAACACAAACATGGACCCTTTTTGTCATCGAACGATTGAGCATAATGAAGAATTGACGAATAACAAAATTACCATAAGTAATAAACTAGAAGTAAAACAAGTTGACAatgattttgaaaaattaaatgaaaaaaatacattaaaaataggGAATCACATATTTCAAAGTTTTGGCACCAGTTATGACTTGTATCCTTTTTCATATATCGCCTTCTCATGTGTAATAGGAATTGAAAAGGAGGAGCTCCAAAGTTTTGTCCAAAAATTAGACGACGCTATTGACTATTTTATTAGAAAGTTcaagagaaaagaaaaagaaaaaaatatttcctcACATGATTAA
- a CDS encoding MORN1-associated HAD phosphatase, with translation MEKIWSLYPVGNPVNYKSYSKDVHVNEIKKVQDEKNKNASSSINCNDDKIVRTNTNQIVKGNVIIPSKPFICKKLIVFDYDDTILPTSWITIKMKLGLYDTIPVHIKQLFTKLSTVLINTLNLCLTQGKLVIVTNASLEWLINSAKKFIPFVWSFIMHNNIRIISARDRLINSLIDPKDWKKVIFHQIINELLSPYLFNASFICFIYSVGDGNDERNACFFISQLNQYSSCIFKSLKFLSEPTCQKLIAEHELFYYFFNSSSDAGLPNSADASTNAILGGALNSIKNATTGVTAVDATTADATTADATTAVAITATANSTSTAITPSRRSTIFNNVLH, from the coding sequence atggaaaagataTGGAGTTTGTACCCTGTTGGAAATCCAGTTAATTACAAAAGTTACTCGAAAGATGTGCatgtaaatgaaataaaaaaagtacaggatgaaaaaaataaaaatgcctCATCAAGTATAAATTGTAATGACGATAAAATAGTAAGAACTAATACCAATCAGATAGTTAAAGGAAATGTTATAATACCTAGTAAACCATTTATATGTAAGAAATTAATAGTCTTTGATTATGATGATACTATATTACCAACGAGTTGGATCACTATAAAAATGAAGCTAGGATTATATGATACGATTCCAGTACATATAAAACAGCTATTTACTAAGTTAAGTACAGTACtaattaatacattaaatttatgtttaaCACAAGGTAAattagtaatagtaacaaatGCAAGTTTAGAATGGTTAATAAATTCAGCTAAGAAATTTATACCTTTTGTTTGGTCATTTATTatgcataataatattagaatAATATCTGCTAGGGATAGATTAATAAATTCACTAATTGATCCGAAAGATTggaaaaaagttatatttcATCAAATTATTAATGAACTATTATCTCCCTATCTATTTAATGCAtcttttatatgttttatatattctgtaGGGGATGGAAATGACGAAAGAAATGcttgcttttttatttctcagTTAAATCAATATTCAtcttgtatatttaaatccTTGAAGTTTTTATCAGAACCCACATGTCAAAAACTGATAGCGGAACACGAACTGTTCTATTACTTCTTTAACAGCAGCAGCGATGCCGGGCTCCCCAACTCCGCCGATGCGTCCACAAACGCTATATTAGGTGGTGCATTAAATTCCATTAAAAATGCTACTACGGGTGTTACTGCTGTGGATGCTACAACTGCGGATGCTACAACTGCGGATGCTACTACTGCCGTTGCTATCACTGCAACTGCTAATTCTACTAGTACCGCTATCACTCCAAGTCGTAGAAGTACCATTTTTAACAACGTTCTGCATTAA